The window GGATATCCCATTGATTATACAAAAATACGCGATGAACTAGGCGACGACGTTGAAATTTTCGGTGGTCCATTAATAACGGATTTACTTGCATTGAGTCCGGAAGAGATAAAAGAGAAATCACGACATATTTTATGTAGTAGTATTAAACGGGGTGGAAAATTTATTTTTAAAGAAGCGAATAATTTACCTCCTTGTGTACCAATAGCCAATATTCAAGCGATGTATGATTCAGTTAAATTATGGGGAAAATACGAACCTTAATTCGTAGCGTTCAAATAATTATTGTTAGTGTATGTATTGTTCTTTTTCTAGTTACTTGCGGGAGTAATCGTTTATCTCAGCAGGAGAAAGACAGTAAAGTTATCATAACCTGGATGGTGGGAGTTGATTTTTATAAACCGATGTACGAAGAGTTGATTTCCCGATTTGAACAGCTATATCCCAATATTCAAGTTGAGATGATGTGGGTACCGGGGACCCAGTATCAAACGAAATTAAAAACATTAATTGCTGCGAATCAGGCACCAGATATCATTTATACCGGCGATGTTTGGGTGGCATATTTATTGCCATACCTAGCTGATATCACCGATTATATTACTCGAGATGCAGGAGAAATGGATCTCGAAGATATTTATCCAGAGATTCTCCATGCATGTCAGTGGAATGGCAGGTTTTACTTTGTTCCGCGATGGTTTAATGTTTCCTTACTCTATTATAATAAAAAAATATTTCGCGAAGCAGGGGTTCCTTATCCGACATCAGCATGGACCTGGAACGATTATATTACCGCAGCGCAAAAATTGACCAAAATTGGGAAAGATGGTAAAGTTGAAATTTGGGGCAGTAATATTATGACCGGCTGGTGGGGTGAATGGTTGATATTTGTTCGGCAAGCTGGTGGAGAAATGTTTAACGAAACTGTCACAAAATGTACCTTGGATACCCAGGAGGCAATTCAAGGAATAAGATTTTATTATGATAAAATTTATACCTATAAAATTTCGCCGAAACCGGGATATGGGCCAGATAAAGGATTTGCGAGTAATAAACTTGCTATGGATTATGGCGGACATACCGGATTATGGTTAATTTATAATAAATTTCCGGAATTGGAATGGGACATAGAGATTTTACCGAAAGGACCAAAAACACGAACTGGTGGCGAACTCGCATTAGATGCAGTAGGTATGTCGAAAACAACAAAACATCCAGAAGAAGTATGGCAATTTTTAAAATTTATCTGTTCTAAAGAAAGTATTCGTCGCCATGCACAAGAAGGGTTTATTCCGATCCGTAAATCGGTAGCACAAGAGTTTTTCTTTCGGAAAAATCGAACAGAAAATCCACAAAATATTCAAGCTTTATATGAACAACTAAAATATTGTAAACAGATTCCGAAGTTACCGGACTATATAGAATTAGCGTCCGATGTGATCCAGCCGGATATCGACCGCATGCTGATTGAACAAATAGAACCAGAAAAGATATGTAAAAAGATAACGAATTCAACGAATAAATTTTTAGAAACGATTGGCAGTAAATAGTCAGTGATAAAACTATGAAATTAACTCAACATCAGACACTTTGGTTTTATCTCATGATTTTACCGAGCTTGGTTGGTTTTGGATTATTTACATTCGGGCCCATGGTATATTCGTTTTATTTAAGTTTTACGAAATATAATGTAGTTACGCCACCGAAATTCATTGGGTTAAAAAATTATCTCTATCTCCTAACGATGGATCCGGGGTTCTGGCCTTCAGTGAAAGTGACATTCATTTATGCAATAGTGAGTGTTCCCTTGCATATTGTTATTTCCTTATCTATAGCGCTATTACTCAGTGCAAATATTCGATGCATTGGATTATTCCGAACCATCTATTTTCTTCCTTCGTTATTACCCGCGACAGCGTCTGGAATCCTCTGGATATGGATATTCAATCCGAATTACGGTTTATTAAATAAAATATTAGCCACGGTCGGTATTGAAGGTCCGGCATGGACATTATCGACCACTTGGGCATTACCGGCTTTGATTATAATGGGACTCTGGGGATTTGGTGGCGGAATGATAATTTTTCTCGCCGGATTACGTAACATTCCCAGAACTTTTTATGAAGCTGCTGAAATGGATGGTGCTAATCTATTTCAGAAATTTATCAATATAACATTTCCAATGCTGTCGCCGGTCATCTTTTTTAATTTCGTTATGGGGTTAATAGGTGCTATGAAAGTATTTGACCAGGCTTATGTGTTTGGTGCAGCTGGTCCTGGACCAGGGGGACCCGCTAGAGCGACATTATTCTATGTACTTTATTTGTATCAAAAAGCATTCGGTCATTTTCATATGGGGTTAGGTTGTGCTATGGCGTGGATGCTTTTTGTGGCCATCGTTATATTAACCTATTGCAATTTTAAATTATCGAAAAAATGGGTTTTTTATAGTGGTGAATAACCTGATAGATTTATGGTTCATAAGAAAAATATCGCAACGTTCAGTATTTATTTGGTTTTAGTTATCGGTTCGATAGTTATGATATTGCCGTTAACCTGGATGGTTTTAACGTCACTAAAATCATTTCAGGAAATATTGATATCACCAGAAAAATGGATTCCAGAACGATTGCAATGGCATAATTATGTAGAAGCACTCACTACATTTGATTTTTTACTTTATCTAAAAAATTCTTTGTTTGTAACCACGATGATTATTGCTGGCACATTAATATCAACCAGTTTATCTGCATACGCTTTTGCATGTCTTTATGCGAGATGGGGAAATGTAATCTTTGGGATCCTATTAAGCACCATCATGTTACCAGGGCAAATAACGATAATTCCAGTGTTTCAACTTTTTGTGAAATTAGGATGGATTAATACGTATTACCCATTAATTGTCCCAGCATGGTTAGGAACTAATGCGTTTAGTATTTTCCTTCTCCGACAATTTTTTAAAACTATTCCCAAAGATTATATTGACGCAGGTAGAATTGATGGCGCATCGGAGGTGCGAATTTTATGGGATGTATTTATTCCTTTATCCAAACCAGCGTTGTTAACGATAACGGTATTTACTTTTATCGGTTCTTGGAACGATTTGTGGAGCCCATTAATCTTTATCCACAAAGAAAAATTATATACATTACCAATTGCGTTAATTAATTTTATAGGCATTACTGGACATGTACAAGGAACTCCTTGGCATTTGATTATGGCGGTTTCAACCGTAATGATGATTCCGATTATTGTACTTTTTTTCATAGCACAAAGGAAGTTTATTGAAGGCATTAGTATGACAGGATTGAAAGCATGAGTAAAGTGTACCGAGACCATTACCATTTGACTTCACGAGAGCGGGTCACAATCGCAATTCGTAATCA is drawn from bacterium and contains these coding sequences:
- a CDS encoding carbohydrate ABC transporter permease; amino-acid sequence: MVHKKNIATFSIYLVLVIGSIVMILPLTWMVLTSLKSFQEILISPEKWIPERLQWHNYVEALTTFDFLLYLKNSLFVTTMIIAGTLISTSLSAYAFACLYARWGNVIFGILLSTIMLPGQITIIPVFQLFVKLGWINTYYPLIVPAWLGTNAFSIFLLRQFFKTIPKDYIDAGRIDGASEVRILWDVFIPLSKPALLTITVFTFIGSWNDLWSPLIFIHKEKLYTLPIALINFIGITGHVQGTPWHLIMAVSTVMMIPIIVLFFIAQRKFIEGISMTGLKA
- a CDS encoding sugar ABC transporter substrate-binding protein, with product MGKIRTLIRSVQIIIVSVCIVLFLVTCGSNRLSQQEKDSKVIITWMVGVDFYKPMYEELISRFEQLYPNIQVEMMWVPGTQYQTKLKTLIAANQAPDIIYTGDVWVAYLLPYLADITDYITRDAGEMDLEDIYPEILHACQWNGRFYFVPRWFNVSLLYYNKKIFREAGVPYPTSAWTWNDYITAAQKLTKIGKDGKVEIWGSNIMTGWWGEWLIFVRQAGGEMFNETVTKCTLDTQEAIQGIRFYYDKIYTYKISPKPGYGPDKGFASNKLAMDYGGHTGLWLIYNKFPELEWDIEILPKGPKTRTGGELALDAVGMSKTTKHPEEVWQFLKFICSKESIRRHAQEGFIPIRKSVAQEFFFRKNRTENPQNIQALYEQLKYCKQIPKLPDYIELASDVIQPDIDRMLIEQIEPEKICKKITNSTNKFLETIGSK
- a CDS encoding sugar ABC transporter permease, whose amino-acid sequence is MKLTQHQTLWFYLMILPSLVGFGLFTFGPMVYSFYLSFTKYNVVTPPKFIGLKNYLYLLTMDPGFWPSVKVTFIYAIVSVPLHIVISLSIALLLSANIRCIGLFRTIYFLPSLLPATASGILWIWIFNPNYGLLNKILATVGIEGPAWTLSTTWALPALIIMGLWGFGGGMIIFLAGLRNIPRTFYEAAEMDGANLFQKFINITFPMLSPVIFFNFVMGLIGAMKVFDQAYVFGAAGPGPGGPARATLFYVLYLYQKAFGHFHMGLGCAMAWMLFVAIVILTYCNFKLSKKWVFYSGE